In Microvirga lotononidis, a single genomic region encodes these proteins:
- the istB gene encoding IS21-like element helper ATPase IstB — MTRSSSAAPPVDTAKLPVLLTTLRLPTISRLWQEIGARADAEGWGSARFLAALCEHEIHERHSRRIARHLAEAVLPHGKTFATFDFSAVPSLRKAQVLALAEGDAWLDQGANILLFGPSGTGKTHLAAAIGTALIEAGQRVLFTRTTDLVQKLQAARRDLSLPATLTKLDRFDCLILDDLGYVRKDQAETSVLFELIAERYERRSLITTCNQPFSTWNQIFPDPAMTVAAIDRLVHHATILELNTESYRRRTATEAKSAAVSLSSDASG; from the coding sequence ATGACCCGATCCTCATCCGCCGCGCCGCCGGTCGACACGGCGAAGTTGCCGGTCCTGCTCACCACCTTGCGTCTGCCGACCATCTCGCGGCTCTGGCAGGAGATCGGCGCCCGGGCCGATGCGGAAGGCTGGGGATCGGCCCGCTTCCTTGCTGCCCTGTGCGAGCACGAGATCCATGAGCGACACAGTCGACGCATTGCCCGCCATCTCGCCGAGGCCGTCCTGCCCCATGGCAAGACCTTTGCGACCTTCGACTTCTCCGCGGTGCCGAGCCTGCGCAAGGCGCAGGTCCTGGCCCTGGCGGAAGGCGATGCCTGGCTCGACCAAGGTGCCAACATTCTGCTGTTTGGCCCCTCTGGGACCGGCAAGACGCACCTCGCCGCTGCGATCGGCACCGCCCTGATCGAGGCCGGCCAGCGGGTGCTGTTCACGCGCACCACCGATCTGGTTCAGAAGCTGCAGGCCGCCCGGCGTGATCTGAGCCTGCCGGCGACCCTGACCAAACTCGACCGCTTCGATTGCCTGATCCTCGACGATCTCGGCTATGTGCGCAAAGATCAGGCGGAAACGAGCGTCCTGTTCGAGTTGATTGCCGAGCGCTATGAGCGCCGCTCTCTGATCACGACCTGTAATCAGCCCTTCAGCACCTGGAATCAAATCTTCCCGGATCCCGCCATGACGGTGGCGGCGATTGATCGTCTGGTGCACCACGCCACCATTCTGGAGCTCAACACCGAGAGCTATCGACGCCGGACCGCGACGGAGGCTAAGAGTGCCGCGGTCTCATTGTCGTCGGACGCGTCCGGCTAG
- a CDS encoding plasmid pRiA4b ORF-3 family protein — MSWKDPNALQIKITLAEIEPPVWRRLVVPWTWHLGQLHLAIQAAFNWWDYHLHEFRIGGLRYGDPELLEDGAFEDDPRVFDEQEVRLRDFDREPGTSFTYLYDFGDSWLHTVEIEKLLALDAPPRFGTCIAGARARPPEDVGGVSGYERFLAIMADPDDLEHTETRIWCGGHFDPEWFDLALTDKDVRNALKPNVRRRLHQPKPARKSRSS, encoded by the coding sequence GTGTCCTGGAAAGATCCCAACGCGCTCCAGATCAAGATCACCCTGGCCGAGATCGAGCCGCCCGTGTGGCGGCGGCTGGTGGTGCCGTGGACCTGGCATCTGGGACAGCTGCATCTTGCGATCCAGGCGGCGTTCAACTGGTGGGACTACCACCTGCATGAGTTCCGCATTGGCGGCCTGCGCTATGGCGATCCGGAGCTGCTCGAGGACGGCGCTTTTGAGGATGACCCGCGCGTGTTCGACGAGCAAGAGGTGCGGTTGCGCGACTTCGACCGGGAGCCGGGCACGTCATTCACCTACCTCTATGACTTCGGGGACAGCTGGCTTCATACGGTTGAGATCGAGAAGCTGCTGGCTCTCGATGCGCCTCCTCGCTTCGGGACCTGCATCGCAGGCGCCCGCGCCAGACCTCCGGAGGATGTGGGCGGCGTGAGTGGCTATGAGCGCTTTCTCGCCATCATGGCCGACCCGGACGATCTTGAGCACACCGAGACCCGGATCTGGTGCGGCGGCCACTTCGACCCGGAATGGTTCGATCTGGCGCTCACCGACAAGGACGTCAGGAACGCCCTCAAGCCCAATGTCCGGCGCCGCCTGCACCAGCCTAAGCCCGCACGAAAAAGCCGGTCATCGTAG
- a CDS encoding NepR family anti-sigma factor, translating into MQQNDTRDWSRDLPSSLNFSQEQVVFFIGHSLKSLYDDVLAADMPEHLKALVLKLEETYPP; encoded by the coding sequence ATGCAGCAGAATGACACTCGGGATTGGTCGCGTGACCTCCCCAGCAGCTTGAACTTTTCCCAGGAGCAGGTGGTCTTCTTCATCGGGCATTCCCTAAAGAGCCTGTACGATGATGTGCTCGCAGCCGACATGCCGGAGCATCTGAAAGCTCTTGTGCTCAAGCTTGAGGAGACATATCCCCCGTAG
- a CDS encoding integration host factor subunit alpha, whose protein sequence is MTSRNVTRVDLAQAVVEAVGLTRHEAVALSEQVLAEICDTLERGENVKLSGFGNFVVREKAERTGRNPKTGVEVPIEPRRVVTFTPSHKLKDRVNGDPVSA, encoded by the coding sequence ATGACCAGCAGGAACGTGACCCGAGTGGATCTGGCCCAGGCCGTCGTCGAGGCTGTTGGTTTGACCCGCCACGAAGCGGTGGCGCTCTCGGAGCAAGTGTTGGCCGAGATTTGCGATACCTTGGAGCGCGGCGAGAACGTGAAACTCTCCGGCTTCGGGAATTTCGTGGTTCGGGAGAAAGCCGAGAGAACCGGTCGAAATCCGAAGACGGGGGTTGAGGTCCCAATCGAACCTCGCCGCGTTGTCACCTTCACCCCATCCCATAAGCTGAAGGATCGTGTGAACGGCGATCCGGTGAGCGCCTGA
- a CDS encoding sigma factor-like helix-turn-helix DNA-binding protein, with the protein MATLKQFEEALRAQGMNMALAILEKMRKEEKKTRSIAPARRVSGRKMTPELARKILELHSTTDMTQQEIAFQLGINQGRVNEVIKRGKWLTEDSQSEEAQARDKAKARMKRMQSEDTPIPRKQPVAAGVEEAPKKPRAKSASPAQLSIDDFLKVSDD; encoded by the coding sequence TTGGCTACGCTGAAGCAATTTGAAGAAGCCCTGCGCGCCCAAGGCATGAATATGGCCTTGGCTATCCTGGAGAAGATGCGCAAGGAGGAGAAGAAGACCCGGTCGATCGCTCCGGCCCGTCGCGTCTCAGGGCGCAAAATGACACCAGAGCTCGCCCGCAAGATCCTCGAGCTTCATAGCACCACCGACATGACCCAGCAGGAGATCGCGTTCCAGCTTGGGATCAACCAGGGTCGAGTGAACGAGGTGATCAAGCGCGGAAAGTGGCTCACTGAGGATTCGCAGTCCGAGGAGGCTCAGGCGCGAGATAAGGCGAAAGCCCGGATGAAGCGCATGCAGTCGGAGGATACACCGATCCCGCGCAAGCAGCCGGTGGCCGCAGGTGTCGAAGAAGCGCCGAAAAAGCCGAGAGCGAAGTCGGCCAGTCCTGCACAGTTGTCGATCGACGACTTCCTCAAAGTCTCCGACGACTAA
- a CDS encoding restriction endonuclease: protein MFRYLWRHKAFSAVLLFLLGIGWYIQPVAAWIGLALLLFLRLTKIHSVLLIYDLTDRAALTHVRTLATKRAHMLSPDEYGNVSEEGWDKHLNSFIKKTLVPEFQRRRIDHLLAKDSKRYAARLRTRINRIIDRHQPPESTVVLDDTMTGREFELYCRDVLQEAGWRAALTPGSGDQGADIIAEKEDRRVVIQCKFYNGTVGNKAVQEAYAAAAFQDAPYAVVVTNSVFTKSAHQLAHKNGVLLMHHTDLPRLELIVASGAGSS from the coding sequence ATGTTTCGCTACCTCTGGAGACACAAGGCGTTCAGCGCCGTTCTGCTCTTCCTCCTCGGTATCGGCTGGTATATCCAGCCGGTTGCCGCCTGGATCGGGCTGGCCCTGCTACTGTTCCTGCGCCTCACCAAAATCCATTCGGTCCTGCTGATCTATGACCTGACGGACCGGGCGGCACTGACACATGTCAGGACGCTAGCGACGAAACGCGCCCATATGCTCTCACCTGACGAATATGGGAATGTCTCTGAGGAGGGGTGGGATAAGCACCTCAACAGCTTCATCAAGAAGACGCTCGTGCCGGAATTCCAGCGCAGGAGGATCGATCATCTCCTGGCCAAGGATTCGAAGCGGTACGCGGCTCGCTTGAGGACCCGGATCAACCGGATCATCGATCGACACCAGCCACCCGAGTCGACGGTTGTGCTCGACGACACAATGACCGGCAGGGAATTTGAGCTCTACTGCCGGGATGTCCTACAGGAGGCCGGATGGCGTGCTGCGCTCACCCCCGGATCAGGCGACCAGGGAGCTGACATCATTGCCGAGAAGGAAGACCGGCGGGTTGTGATCCAGTGCAAGTTCTACAACGGCACCGTCGGCAACAAGGCGGTTCAGGAAGCCTATGCCGCAGCCGCCTTTCAGGATGCACCCTACGCAGTGGTTGTCACCAACTCGGTCTTCACCAAGTCGGCTCACCAGCTCGCGCACAAGAACGGCGTGCTGCTGATGCACCACACCGATCTGCCGCGGCTTGAGCTGATTGTCGCCAGCGGCGCTGGGTCTAGCTGA
- a CDS encoding cold-shock protein: MATGTVKWFNETKGYGFIQPDNGGKDVFVHISAVERAGLRGLKDGQKISFEIEQDRRTGKESAANLQEV; the protein is encoded by the coding sequence ATGGCGACTGGGACGGTTAAATGGTTTAACGAAACCAAGGGTTACGGCTTCATACAGCCGGACAATGGCGGCAAGGACGTATTCGTCCATATTTCAGCCGTGGAGCGCGCAGGCCTCCGCGGTCTGAAGGACGGCCAGAAGATCTCCTTCGAGATCGAGCAGGACCGCCGGACGGGCAAAGAGTCTGCGGCCAACCTGCAGGAGGTCTAA
- a CDS encoding replication-associated recombination protein A, with protein MSDLFQTATARTRPKPLAAQIRPTRLDDIVGQRHLLAPGTVLRNIVSSGRVGALLFWGPPGTGKTTIARSIGQEIGKEFRELHPAHNNVSDIKELGREAQVRDLLVFADEVHRFSSSQSDYLLGLVEDGVFDLIGATTGNPSFVLTPALVSRMTVFRLEPLTVNDMKDVVTRAVAHFEEKGISVNVDEAALAQLTAHAGGDARRVLTAMDRLTAHATAGSTLTITGEMVADLFQASPVLYDRNADQHYDSISAFIKSMRGSDPDATLYWLAKLIHAGEDPRFIARRIMIHASEDVGLADNTALQTAVAALHAVQHIGYPEAQIVLAHAALHICRAPKSNSVCRGIGQAMAYAQSAPPIPVPLHLRDTHYASAKSLHGYGGYIFPHDDARGWVEQEYAPGITPGQFYQSDSRGPNTFEGRADQFWAEVTGREQSRHPKKS; from the coding sequence ATGAGCGATCTCTTCCAGACGGCCACGGCGCGTACCCGCCCCAAGCCCCTTGCCGCTCAGATACGGCCAACCCGCCTCGATGACATCGTTGGTCAGCGCCATCTCCTTGCCCCCGGCACGGTGCTCCGGAACATCGTGTCCTCCGGGCGTGTGGGCGCATTGCTGTTCTGGGGGCCTCCGGGCACGGGCAAGACGACGATTGCGAGATCCATCGGCCAGGAGATCGGGAAAGAGTTTCGGGAACTCCACCCCGCGCACAATAACGTCTCCGACATCAAGGAACTCGGCCGGGAAGCGCAGGTTCGCGACCTCCTGGTCTTTGCCGATGAGGTGCATCGCTTCAGCAGCAGCCAAAGCGACTATCTTCTCGGCCTCGTCGAGGACGGCGTCTTTGACCTGATTGGCGCGACGACGGGCAATCCGAGTTTCGTCCTCACCCCTGCCCTCGTGTCACGCATGACTGTCTTCCGGCTTGAGCCGCTGACCGTCAACGACATGAAGGACGTTGTCACTCGCGCCGTGGCCCACTTCGAGGAGAAAGGAATTTCGGTCAACGTCGATGAAGCAGCTCTAGCACAGCTCACAGCTCACGCGGGTGGAGATGCCAGACGCGTTCTCACGGCGATGGACCGGCTTACGGCCCATGCCACCGCGGGCTCAACGCTGACGATTACTGGGGAGATGGTCGCAGACCTGTTTCAGGCGTCGCCGGTTCTGTATGATCGGAATGCCGATCAACACTACGACTCGATCAGCGCCTTCATCAAGTCAATGCGAGGGTCTGACCCCGACGCGACGCTCTACTGGCTGGCTAAATTAATTCATGCCGGCGAAGACCCGAGATTCATCGCTCGGCGGATCATGATCCATGCCTCTGAGGATGTCGGCCTCGCGGATAACACCGCCCTGCAGACGGCTGTCGCGGCGCTGCATGCCGTGCAGCATATCGGCTATCCTGAGGCCCAAATTGTCTTGGCGCATGCAGCTCTGCATATCTGCCGGGCTCCAAAATCGAACTCGGTCTGCCGCGGGATTGGACAGGCTATGGCCTACGCCCAGTCCGCTCCGCCAATCCCAGTTCCGCTGCATCTGCGCGATACCCACTATGCCAGCGCCAAGTCCTTGCATGGCTATGGCGGGTACATCTTTCCGCATGACGACGCGAGAGGCTGGGTGGAGCAGGAATATGCCCCAGGCATCACACCCGGCCAGTTCTATCAAAGCGACAGCCGGGGCCCGAATACCTTTGAGGGCCGAGCGGACCAGTTCTGGGCGGAAGTGACCGGCCGGGAGCAATCGCGGCATCCGAAGAAAAGTTAA